The following are encoded in a window of Bos indicus isolate NIAB-ARS_2022 breed Sahiwal x Tharparkar chromosome 21, NIAB-ARS_B.indTharparkar_mat_pri_1.0, whole genome shotgun sequence genomic DNA:
- the CCNK gene encoding cyclin-K isoform X2 has translation MKENKENSSPSVTSANLDHTKPCWYWDKKDLAHTPSQLEGLDPATEARYRREGARFIFDVGTRLGLHYDTLATGIIYFHRFYMFHSFKQFPRYVTGACCLFLAGKVEETPKKCKDIIKTARSLLNDVQFGQFGDDPKEEVMVLERILLQTIKFDLQVEHPYQFLLKYAKQLKGDKNKIQKLVQMAWTFVNDSLCTTLSLQWEPEIIAVAVMYLAGRLCKFEIQEWTSKPMYRRWWEQFVQDVPVDVLEDICHQILDLYSQGKQQMPHHTPHQLQQPPSLQPTPQVAPVPPSQPPPGPEPPQPPQKDSQQPAQQPPPPPAQPPKKPSPQPSPPRQAKRAVVVSPKEENKAAEPPPPKIPKIEPTHPPLPPAHPPPDRKPPLAAALGEAEPPGPVEASDLPKVQIPPPAHPAPVHQPPPLPHRPPPPPPSSYMTGMSTSSSYMSGEGYQSLQSMMKTEGPSYGALPPAYGPPAHLPYHPHVYPPNPPPPPVPPPPASFPPPAIPPPTPGYPPPPPTYNPNFPPPPPRLPPTHAVPPHPPPGLGLPPASYPPPAVPPGGQPPVPPPIPPPGMPPVGGLGRAAWMR, from the exons ATGaaggagaataaagaaaattCAAGCCCTTCAGTAACCTCAGCAAACCTGGACCACACAAAACCATGTTGGTACTGGGATAAAAAAGACTTGGCTCATACACCCTCACAGCTAGAAGGACTTGATCCAGCCACTGAGGCCCGGTACCGCCGAGAAGGGGCACGGTTCATCTTTGATGTGGGCACACGTTTGGGACT ACACTATGACACCCTGGCAActggaataatttattttcatcgCTTCTATATGTTCCATTCCTTCAAGCAATTTCCAAGATAT GTAACAGGAGCTTGTTGTCTCTTTCTGGCTGGGAAAGTAGAAGAAACaccaaaaaaatgtaaagatatcATCAAAACAGCACGGAGTCTATTAAATGATGTACAATTTGGCCAGTTTGGAGATGACCCAAAG gaaGAAGTAATGGTTCTGGAGAGAATCTTACTGCAGACCATAAAGTTCGATTTACAGGTAGAACACCCGTACCAGTTCCTGCTCAAGtatgcaaaacagctcaaag GtgacaaaaacaaaattcaaaaattgGTTCAAATGGCATGGACATTCGTCAATGACAG TCTCTGCACGACCTTGTCACTACAgtgggaaccagagatcatagcAGTGGCGGTGATGTATCTTGCGGGACGTTTGTGCAAATTTGAAATACAGGAATGGACCTCCAAACCCATGTACAGGAGATGGTGGGAGCAGTTCGTGCAAGATGTCCCTGTGGATGTTTTGGAAG ACATCTGCCACCAAATCCTGGATCTGTACTCCCAAGGGAAACAACAGATGCCTCATCACACCCCCCACCAGCTGCAGCAGCCCCCATCTCTCCAGCCCACACCGCAAGTGGCACCAGTGCCACCGTCACAGCCGCCTCCAGGCCCCGAGCCGCCCCAGCCCCCGCAGAAGGACTCGCAGCAGCCGGCccagcagccgccgccgccgccagccCAACCACCCAAGAAACCATCCCCGCAGCCTAGTCCCCCCCGCCAGGCGAAGCGAGCCGTG GTTGTTTCTCCCAAAGAAGAGAACAAAGCAGCAG aaccaCCACCACCTAAAATCCCCAAAATCGAGCCCACTCACCCTCCGTTGCCTCCAGCCCATCCACCTCCAG ACCGGAAGCCACCCCTCGCAGCTGCTTTGGGTGAGGCCGAGCCTCCAGGCCCCGTGGAAGCCAGCGACCTCCCCAAGGTCCAGATCCCTCCTCCGGCCCACCCAGCGCCCGTGCACCAGCCGCCGCCGTTGCCGCACCGGCCGCCGCCTCCACCGCCCTCCAGTTACATGACGGGGATGTCCACCAGCAGCTCCTACATGTCCGGGGAGGGCTACCAgagcctgcagtccatgatgAAGACCGAGGGCCCCTCCTACGGGGCACTGCCCCCCGCCTACGGCCCGCCGGCCCACCTGCCCTACCACCCCCACGTCTACCCACCCAACCCGCCTCCGCCGCCcgtgcccccgccccccgcctcctTCCCGCCGCCTGccatccctcccccaactcctggctaccccccacccccgcccacctACAACCCCAacttcccgcccccaccccctcgcCTGCCCCCGACCCACGCGGTCCCGCCGCACCCGCCCCCGGGCCTGGGCCTGCCACCGGCCAGCTACCCGCCCCCGGCGGTGCCCCCGGGAGGACAGCCCCCTGTGCCCCCGCCCATCCCCCCACCCGGCATGCCTCCTGTCGGGGGTCTGGGGCGGGCAGCCTGGATGAGATAA
- the CCNK gene encoding cyclin-K isoform X1: protein MKENKENSSPSVTSANLDHTKPCWYWDKKDLAHTPSQLEGLDPATEARYRREGARFIFDVGTRLGLHYDTLATGIIYFHRFYMFHSFKQFPRYVTGACCLFLAGKVEETPKKCKDIIKTARSLLNDVQFGQFGDDPKEEVMVLERILLQTIKFDLQVEHPYQFLLKYAKQLKGDKNKIQKLVQMAWTFVNDSLCTTLSLQWEPEIIAVAVMYLAGRLCKFEIQEWTSKPMYRRWWEQFVQDVPVDVLEDICHQILDLYSQGKQQMPHHTPHQLQQPPSLQPTPQVAPVPPSQPPPGPEPPQPPQKDSQQPAQQPPPPPAQPPKKPSPQPSPPRQAKRAVVVSPKEENKAAGWTPMDTTWHLRFTPLLSEPPPPKIPKIEPTHPPLPPAHPPPDRKPPLAAALGEAEPPGPVEASDLPKVQIPPPAHPAPVHQPPPLPHRPPPPPPSSYMTGMSTSSSYMSGEGYQSLQSMMKTEGPSYGALPPAYGPPAHLPYHPHVYPPNPPPPPVPPPPASFPPPAIPPPTPGYPPPPPTYNPNFPPPPPRLPPTHAVPPHPPPGLGLPPASYPPPAVPPGGQPPVPPPIPPPGMPPVGGLGRAAWMR, encoded by the exons ATGaaggagaataaagaaaattCAAGCCCTTCAGTAACCTCAGCAAACCTGGACCACACAAAACCATGTTGGTACTGGGATAAAAAAGACTTGGCTCATACACCCTCACAGCTAGAAGGACTTGATCCAGCCACTGAGGCCCGGTACCGCCGAGAAGGGGCACGGTTCATCTTTGATGTGGGCACACGTTTGGGACT ACACTATGACACCCTGGCAActggaataatttattttcatcgCTTCTATATGTTCCATTCCTTCAAGCAATTTCCAAGATAT GTAACAGGAGCTTGTTGTCTCTTTCTGGCTGGGAAAGTAGAAGAAACaccaaaaaaatgtaaagatatcATCAAAACAGCACGGAGTCTATTAAATGATGTACAATTTGGCCAGTTTGGAGATGACCCAAAG gaaGAAGTAATGGTTCTGGAGAGAATCTTACTGCAGACCATAAAGTTCGATTTACAGGTAGAACACCCGTACCAGTTCCTGCTCAAGtatgcaaaacagctcaaag GtgacaaaaacaaaattcaaaaattgGTTCAAATGGCATGGACATTCGTCAATGACAG TCTCTGCACGACCTTGTCACTACAgtgggaaccagagatcatagcAGTGGCGGTGATGTATCTTGCGGGACGTTTGTGCAAATTTGAAATACAGGAATGGACCTCCAAACCCATGTACAGGAGATGGTGGGAGCAGTTCGTGCAAGATGTCCCTGTGGATGTTTTGGAAG ACATCTGCCACCAAATCCTGGATCTGTACTCCCAAGGGAAACAACAGATGCCTCATCACACCCCCCACCAGCTGCAGCAGCCCCCATCTCTCCAGCCCACACCGCAAGTGGCACCAGTGCCACCGTCACAGCCGCCTCCAGGCCCCGAGCCGCCCCAGCCCCCGCAGAAGGACTCGCAGCAGCCGGCccagcagccgccgccgccgccagccCAACCACCCAAGAAACCATCCCCGCAGCCTAGTCCCCCCCGCCAGGCGAAGCGAGCCGTG GTTGTTTCTCCCAAAGAAGAGAACAAAGCAGCAG GGTGGACCCCGATGGATACCACTTGGCACCTGAGATTCACTCCACTTCTCTCAG aaccaCCACCACCTAAAATCCCCAAAATCGAGCCCACTCACCCTCCGTTGCCTCCAGCCCATCCACCTCCAG ACCGGAAGCCACCCCTCGCAGCTGCTTTGGGTGAGGCCGAGCCTCCAGGCCCCGTGGAAGCCAGCGACCTCCCCAAGGTCCAGATCCCTCCTCCGGCCCACCCAGCGCCCGTGCACCAGCCGCCGCCGTTGCCGCACCGGCCGCCGCCTCCACCGCCCTCCAGTTACATGACGGGGATGTCCACCAGCAGCTCCTACATGTCCGGGGAGGGCTACCAgagcctgcagtccatgatgAAGACCGAGGGCCCCTCCTACGGGGCACTGCCCCCCGCCTACGGCCCGCCGGCCCACCTGCCCTACCACCCCCACGTCTACCCACCCAACCCGCCTCCGCCGCCcgtgcccccgccccccgcctcctTCCCGCCGCCTGccatccctcccccaactcctggctaccccccacccccgcccacctACAACCCCAacttcccgcccccaccccctcgcCTGCCCCCGACCCACGCGGTCCCGCCGCACCCGCCCCCGGGCCTGGGCCTGCCACCGGCCAGCTACCCGCCCCCGGCGGTGCCCCCGGGAGGACAGCCCCCTGTGCCCCCGCCCATCCCCCCACCCGGCATGCCTCCTGTCGGGGGTCTGGGGCGGGCAGCCTGGATGAGATAA